A genomic region of Colletotrichum destructivum chromosome 1, complete sequence contains the following coding sequences:
- a CDS encoding Putative AAA+ ATPase domain, ATPase, AAA-type, core encodes MGTLLVANMAPEGLDVSNQKLHPFFVPGKSTEPPKLDLAVDDQPQIPDQHISNNEATSSRKQTRAPQQPSNDAEPPSSDIGEDEHGRKRQKTGAGNPPSSGRKRGRPRKKQPAPAVAIANHFSQTNGAPVTGTPPTTLPAPSSADGAVALPHTQAPASGLNPERPSTTAQNIAQNAGKAEPPKPTKVLKFNPKTGTIGSPPKPKPGPAETTKTAKSSKSPAKPSRIVTIKYGPDPEARERIGPKIEQILASQPQVKTGPINTTPRKARAKASKADQDKSRSNITHPLFLGKSKAVTKSADAPSAAPKQPRATIFSSTPCSPKKQRSALKAGNVQLPQFGVRSMGLRVPGACHPAWPAQGTAHVRGLSPGEECLSARQEAGFASRKSKGQTTNVFPGESVVDQIAKSLDTLSLAKSIQETTDDYVPPPPSELRLPEKHFESGRKLRQRIRPELRTPLPLISSQDSDDELLTASTRKPHPAVARLYNLLETNLSAHDRSQCEELPWAQKYAPVCADELLQSGQEGLLLKEWLQSLKVQSIDTGGPNADHKSVSKPGSATKKKRKRNKLDGFVVSSGDEAELLPAASDDEDDWLPTPVHGSAKKTVVRRDIGKDASRLTNAVVLSGPHGCGKTAAVYAVAKELGFEIFEINASSRRNGKDVMEKVGDMTQNHLVQRHRQSGQADSGDNADDGTANDIKSGKQGTMTSFFKLKPASKPQATAQPEVTEQPTAAVKSAKAKPQDQKQSLILLEEVDVLYEEDKQFWATIVGLIAQSKRPFVMTCTDETLVPFHNLVLYGILRFTPPPEALAVDTLLLVAANEGHALCRAAVSALYESRGYDLRASLTELNYWCQLGVGDRRGGFDWFYPRWPKGCDTDENGDVVRVVSEGTYLEGMGWVSRDPAIVSSPRAAEEELMNQCWQGLELDLGNWHESLDMVSWADNVATSSAGDRAAALKVFSEFSDLMSAADLCSGGELGLKFQEPLDATQPDIPIKARDDFTVGRRLLEAPPLTTYTCTAKALATSLKSGARQVLRTAPLLNDIPAKFDYLQEDSAIRRMRQYFVNPTRDAVINRYDMAFAFDPIAVSEKALATMTTSLEPSVFDRTMRMITLEVAPYVRGIIGYDHRLMQDRMQRGSLLSEGGRPGKRMRSTRAAYSALEGVARSSTRNENYFLAELSTPLVMRTGGEGWQAAVDEEMSLMIPASDPAQGPAQGPAQGPALGLVNAVEDGEETTAPVTSAE; translated from the exons ATGGGAACCCTTTTGGTAGCCAACATGGCTCCAGAAGGACTGGACGTCTCTAACCAGAAGCTCCATCCATTCTTCGTCCCAGGGAAGAGTACCGAACCCCCGAAACTCGATTTAGCTGTGGACGACCAGCCTCAAATTCCTGACCAACACATCTCGAACAACGAAGCGACTTCGTCACGGAAGCAGACGCGCGCGCCCCAGCAGCCGTCAAACGATGCTGAACCGCCATCGTCGGACATTGGCGAGGATGAACACGGCCGCAAGAGGCAGAAGACAGGGGCTGGCAACCCTCCGAGCTctgggaggaagagaggacGACCCAGGAAGAAGCAGCCCGCTCCGGCGGTTGCGATCGCCAACCACTTCTCTCAAACCAACGGTGCGCCTGTTACCGGAACTCCACCTACAACTCTCCCTGCGCCATCGTCTGCCGATGGGGCGGTTGCTCTGCCACACACTCAGGCGCCAGCCTCGGGACTAAATCCCGAAAGACCTTCAACCACAGCACAAAACATTGCTCAGAATGCTGGAAAGGCCGAACCGCCAAAGCCAACGAAGGTGCTGAAGTTCAATCCCAAGACCGGTACTATTGGATcaccgccgaagccgaagccgggCCCTGCAGAAACGACGAAAACCGCAAAGTCTTCCAAATCGCCGGCCAAACCATCGCGCATTGTGACGATCAAGTATGGGCCCGACCCAGAAGCGCGCGAACGAATAGGCCCCAAGATTGAGCAGATTCTCGCCTCTCAACCGCAGGTCAAGACAGGCCCGATAAACACTACACCTCGAAAGGCTCGTGCCAAAGCCTCCAAGGCAGATCAAGACAAATCGAGGTCGAACATCACGCATCCTCTATTTCTCGGCAAGTCGAAGGCCGTTACCAAGTCAGCAGACGCGCCTTCTGCCGCTCCGAAACAACCTCGGGCCACTATCTTCTCTTCAACACCTTGCTCCCCCAAAAAGCAAAGGTCGGCCCTGAAGGCTGGCAACGTTCAACTGCCGCAATTTGGCGTCCGGTCTATGGGACTCAGAGTTCCAGGAGCATGTCACCCGGCGTGGCCAGCCCAGGGAACTGCACACGTTAGGGGGTTGTCGCCCGGTGAAGAATGCCTGTCAGCAAGGCAAGAAGCTGGTTTCGCATCTAGGAAGTCAAAGGGGCAAACAACAAACGTCTTCCCGGGTGAATCTGTCGTAGACCAAATCGCCAAGTCCTTAGACACCCTTTCCCTCGCTAAGTCAATCCAAGAGACCACTGACGACTATGTGCCGCCTCCGCCTTCCGAGCTCCGTCTTCCCGAAAAGCACTTTGAAAGTGGCCGCAAGCTCCGACAGAGAATCAGGCCTGAATTACGGACTCCCTTGCCGCTCATCTCGAGCCAGGATAGCGATGATGAACTGCTCACGGCATCCACCCGCAAGCCTCATCCGGCAGTAGCCCGTCTGTACAACCTGCTCGAAACCAACCTTTCAGCTCATGATAGATCTCAATGTGAGGAGCTTCCCTGGGCTCAGAAGTACGCGCCGGTCTGCGCAGACGAACTTCTTCAGAGCGGCCAGGAAGGCTTGTTGTTGAAAGAGTGGTTACAGAGTCTCAAGGTTCAGTCCATTGATACCGGCGGCCCAAACGCAGACCACAAGTCGGTGTCCAAACCTGGCTCGGCgacgaaaaagaagaggaagcgcAACAAGCTGGATGGGTTCGTCGTCTCAAGtggcgacgaagccgaaTTGCTGCCCGCTGCTTctgacgatgaggatgactGGCTGCCGACGCCTGTTCACGGCAGTGCGAAGAAAACCGTGGTTCGCAGAGACATTGGAAAGGATGCGAGCCGGCTCACCAACGCAGTAGTTCTCAGTGGACCTCACGGCTGTggcaagacggcggcggtgtacGCCGTTGCAAAGGAGCTCGGCTTCGAGATTTTTGAAATCAACGCCAGCAGTCGCCGCAACGGCAAGGATGTCATGGAGAAGGTCGGAGACATGACACAAAACCATCTTGTTCAACGGCATCGTCAGAGCGGCCAGGCTGACAGCGGAGACAACGCTGACGACGGCACAGCGAACGACATCAAATCCGGCAAGCAAGGGACCATGACATCGTTCTTCAAGCTCAAGCCGGCGAGCAAGCCCCAAGCTACAGCCCAGCCTGAAGTGACGGAGCAACCAACCGCGGCAGTAAAGTCTGCAAAGGCAAAGCCACAAGATCAGAAGCAGTCGCTGattcttctcgaagaagtcgacgTTCTTTATGAAGAGGACAAGCAGTTCTGGGCGACCATCGTGGGCTTGATTGCTCAGTCCAAGAGGCCGTTTGTCATGACTTGCACCGACGAGACATTGGTGCCATTCCACAACCTCGTCTTGTATGGAATCCTCCGATTTACACCGCCACCCGAGGCCCTGGCAGTTGATACTCTCCTTCTAGTCGCTGCCAACGAAGGCCATGCTCTCTGTCGAGCAGCTGTGAGTGCGTTATACGAATCGAGGGGCTACGATCTCCGCGCGTCCCTGACGGAACTCAATTATTGGTGTCAGCTTGGAGTGGGCGACCGTCGCGGCGGCTTTGACTGGTTCTACCCAAGATGGCCAAAGGGATGCGACACGGACGAGAACGGTGATGTTGTACGGGTGGTCAGTGAAGGAACATATCTGGAGGGCATGGGGTGGGTCAGCCGCGATCCAGCAATCGTCTCAAGCCCTCGCGCTGCCGAAGAAGAGTTGATGAACCAATGCTGGCAGGGTCTGGAATTGGATCTGGGCAACTGGCACGAGTCTCTTGATATGGTGTCATGGGCAGACAACGTAGCAACATCCTCGGCTGGGGACAGAGCCGCGGCGCTGAAAGTGTTTTCCGAGTTCTCGGATCTCATGAGCGCGGCGGACCTCTGCTCTGGCGGCGAACTTGGGCTCAAATTCCAG GAACCACTCGATGCCACGCAACCAGACATTCCGATCAAGGCGCGCGACGACTTCACAGTCGGTCGACGTCTGCTGGAGGCTCCGCCTCTTACGACCTACACTTGCACAGCTAAGGCGTTGGCCACCAGTCTGAAATCTGGAGCTCGACAGGTTCTTCGGACTGCGCCTCTCCTGAACGACATTCCAGCCAAATTCGACTACCTCCAGGAGGACAGCGCGATCCGCCGAATGAGGCAGTATTTTGTCAATCCTACCCGCGACGCTGTTATCAACCGGTACGACATGGCATTTGCTTTCGATCCAATCGCTGTCTCGGAGAAGGCGTTGGCTACAATGACCACCAGCCTTGAGCCGTCAGTCTTTGATCGTACCATGCGGATGATCACCCTCGAGGTAGCGCCTTATGTccgcggcatcatcggctACGATCACCGTCTGATGCAGGACCGCATGCAACGGGGCAGCCTGCTCAGTGAAGGGGGTAGGCCGGGTAAGCGAATGCGAAGTACTCGCGCTGCGTACTCGGCCCTGGAAGGTGTTGCGCGGAGCAGCACGCGCAATGAGAACTATTTCTTGGCCGAGCTGAGCACGCCGCTGGTCATGAGAACCGGAGGCGAAGGCTGGCAAGCGGCCGTGGACGAAGAAATGAGCCTCATGATCCCGGCGTCAGATCCGGCGCAAGGTCCGGCGCAAGGTCCGGCGCAAGGTCCGGCGTTAGGTCTTGTGAACGCAGTTGAAGATGGCGAAGAAACCACGGCGCCAGTTACGAGCGCAGAGTAG
- a CDS encoding Putative protein kinase, producing the protein MSITSSPNQTSRKGILHAVEACVGGENLLWELYDGYRYVPAFHIDASCTKEATVVKLVCLNSIQKRKLKQFAAREMWLSREACCRTVVRYVDYLPGINAAVTERHPVEGAIHPARDRLEDSAILEMAWDILLALAYLHGRGIVHGEVRPRNVMSFPSYPRRNRYKLFGHGLVPGVINYWPKDDGYTAPEFLSEGAETRKRGKEGKYAVKPTFASDVWQLGMLLWHCHRYGTYWDSETLPSRKKSWQSETLVQPDLTSESVSSMRGIRPLAFRAKGCNGSSHDWLAQLLPNMLDEDPLRRFSAMELLRQMQNQKSYAVEKQDLEDDVEDMKDAAEAAKKELWQRSTLGKVAKGAERVQMHFARLLFLLVLPCRIM; encoded by the exons ATGTCGATTACAAGTTCGCCGAATCAAACCAGCCGCAAGGGTATCCTGCACGCCGTGGAAGCCTGCGTCGGGGGCGAGAACTTGCTGTGGGAGCTATACGACGGCTACAGATACGTCCCGGCGTTTCATATCGATGCGTCGTGTACTAAGGAAGCCACCGTTGTCAAGCTGGTATGCCTTAACTCCATTCAGAAGAGAAAGCTAAAACAGTTTGCAGCAAGAGAGATGTGGCTGTCGAGGGAGGCGTGTTGT CGGACCGTCGTGAGATATGTCGATTATCTCCCGGGCATCAACGCTGCCGTGACCGAGAGACACCCCGTAGAGGGCGCGATCCACCCCGCCCGGGATCGCCTCGAGGACTCGGCGATCCTCGAGATGGCATGGGACATCCTCCTCGCGCTGGCCTATCTCCACGGGCGTGGTATCGTCCACGGCGAGGTTAGGCCCCGGAACGTCATGTCCTTCCCCTCATACCCCCGCCGCAACCGCTACAAGCTCTTCGGGcacggcctcgtccccgGCGTCATTAACTACTGGCCCAAGGACGACGGCTACACGGCGCCCGAGTTTCTctccgagggcgccgagacgCGAAAGAGAGGCAAAGAGGGAAAGTACGCAGTGAAGCCGACGTTCGCGTCGGACGTCTGGCAGCTCGGCATGCTGCTCTGGCACTGTCACCGCTACGGCACTTACTGGGACTCAGAGACGCTGCCGTCGCGGAAGAAGAGCTGGCAGTCCGAGACCCTCGTCCAGCCCGACCTCACAAGTGAATCGGTGAGTTCCATGAGGGGCATCAGGCCGCTGGCGTTCAGAGCCAAAGGCTGTAATGGCTCGAGCCACGACTGGTTGGCGCAGCTGCTGCCCAAcatgctcgacgaggaccccCTGAGGCGGTTTAGCGCCATGGAGCTCCTTCGACAGATGCAGAACCAGAAGTCCTATgccgtcgagaagcaggacttggaggacgatgtcgaggacaTGAAGGACGCTGCGGAGGCTGCCAAGAAGGAGTTATGGCAGCGGAGCACCCTTGGCAAGGTAGCCAAGGGGGCGGAGCGAGTGCAGATGCACTTTGCTCGTCTCCTCTTCTTGCTTGTTCTTCCATGCCGCATCATGTGA